In Oreochromis niloticus isolate F11D_XX linkage group LG18, O_niloticus_UMD_NMBU, whole genome shotgun sequence, one genomic interval encodes:
- the LOC100709071 gene encoding leukotriene B4 receptor 1 isoform X2, which translates to MNNISVSFLTGPETTPDPDEENAVKNNYSTAIGALIFSLVFLLGVPGNLFVVWSILARCRQRSVTTLLILNLACADGFLMALSIFFIILLALRTWIFGNAMCKIVFYLCNSNMYASVFLITLMSVNRLLAVVFPHTLYHLITRKVVRRVILGTWVLVIVMSIPSLVFRDVKEVTDEMNQTTYLCAPNHTLRRHVRFEYAFQTVAGFIIPYAIIITSYVLILKRLRETRFQRNFRSEKLILAIVIMFGLFWLPYHVVNMIRVAAAWYPKDSETRKRLRDIADLTRAVAAALAFISSCANPVLYTFAGKSYIKNNGFAFMAKLFEGTSSETETKTTRFTAKDDLGKNNVDSENHTLASTLQNRC; encoded by the exons ATGAACAACATAAGTGTCTCATTCCTGACTGGCCCAGAGACTACTCCTGACCCTGATGAGGAAAATGCTGTGAAAAATAACTATTCCACAGCCATTGGTGCCCTCATTTTCAGCTTGGTCTTCCTCCTGGGTGTCCCTGGAAATCTCTTCGTTGTCTGGAGCATCCTGGCTCGCTGCCGACAACGCTCAGTCACCACCCTCCTCATCCTCAACTTGGCATGTGCTGATGGGTTCCTCATGGCTCTCTCCATCTTTTTCATCATCTTACTGGCGTTGCGGACGTGGATCTTTGGTAACGCCATGTGCAAAATTGTGTTCTACCTGTGCAACTCCAACATGTATGCATCAGTCTTTCTGATAACCCTGATGAGCGTGAACAGGCTGTTGGCCGTGGTCTTTCCACACACACTGTATCACCTGATCACCAGGAAGGTTGTGAGGAGGGTGATCCTAGGCACATGGGTGCTAGTGATTGTCATGTCTATCCCCTCGTTGGTGTTTCGAGATGTGAAAGAAGTAACTGATGAAATGAATCAAACAACATATTTGTGTGCACCCAATCACACGCTGCGTAGACAC GTGAGGTTTGAGTACGCCTTTCAGACAGTGGCAGGATTCATTATTCCTTATGCAATCATTATAACCAGCTACGTTCTCATCCTGAAACGCCTGAGGGAGACCAGGTTTCAACGAAATTTCCGCAGCGAGAAACTCATCCTGGCTATCGTCATCATGTTTGGCCTGTTCTGGTTGCCGTACCACGTCGTCAACATGATACGG GTGGCAGCTGCGTGGTACCCAAAGGACTCAGAAACAAGAAAACG ATTGCGTGATATCGCCGACTTAACCCGAGCGGTGGCCGCAGCTTTGGccttcatcagcagctgtgctAACCCCGTCCTCTACACCTTTGCTGGGAAATCCTACATCAAGAATAATGGCTTTGCCTTTATGGCTAAGCTGTTTGAGGGAACATCATCggaaacagaaaccaaaaccacGCGGTTCACAGCAAAAGACGATCTGGGAAAGAATAACGTTGATTCCGAAAATCATACACTGGCTTCTACTCTGCAAAATCGATGTTGA
- the LOC109195693 gene encoding leukotriene B4 receptor 1 yields MNNISVSFLTGPETTPDPDEENAVKNNYSTAIGALIFSLVFLLGVPGNLFVVWSILARCRQRSVTTLLILNLACADGFLMALSIFFIIFLALRTWVFGNAMCKIVFYLCHSNMYASVFLITLMSVNRLLAVVFPHTLYRLITRKVVRRVILGTWVLVIVMSIPSLVFRDVKGVTDDMNQTRYLCAPNHTLRRHVRFEYAFQTVAGFIIPYAIIITSYVLILKRLRETRFQRNFRSEKLILAIVIMFGLFWLPYHVVNMIRVSAAWYPKDSETRKRLHDIAESTRAVAAALAFISSCANPVLYTFAGKSYIKNNGFAFMAKLFEGTSSETETKTTRFTAKDDLGKNNVDSENNTLASTLQNRC; encoded by the exons ATGAACAACATAAGTGTCTCATTCCTGACTGGCCCAGAGACTACTCCTGACCCTGATGAGGAAAATGCTGTGAAAAATAACTATTCCACAGCCATTGGTGCCCTCATCTTCAGCTTGGTCTTCCTCCTGGGTGTCCCTGGAAATCTTTTCGTTGTCTGGAGCATCCTGGCTCGCTGCCGACAACGCTCAGTCACCACCCTCCTCATCCTCAACTTGGCATGTGCTGATGGGTTCCTCATGGCTCTCTCCATCTTTTTCATCATCTTCCTGGCGTTGCGGACGTGGGTCTTTGGTAACGCCATGTGCAAAATTGTGTTCTACCTGTGCCACTCCAACATGTATGCATCAGTCTTTCTGATAACCCTGATGAGCGTGAACAGGCTGTTGGCCGTGGTCTTTCCACACACACTGTATCGCCTGATCACCAGGAAGGTTGTGAGGAGGGTGATCCTAGGCACATGGGTGCTAGTGATTGTCATGTCTATCCCCTCGTTGGTGTTTCGAGATGTGAAAGGAGTAACTGATGATATGAATCAAACAAGATATTTGTGtgcacccaatcacacactgcGTAGACAC GTGAGGTTTGAGTACGCCTTTCAGACAGTGGCAGGATTCATTATTCCTTATGCAATCATTATAACCAGCTACGTTCTCATCCTGAAACGCCTGAGGGAGACCAGGTTTCAACGAAATTTCCGCAGCGAGAAACTTATCCTGGCTATCGTCATCATGTTTGGCCTGTTCTGGTTGCCGTACCACGTCGTCAACATGATACGG GTGTCAGCTGCGTGGTACCCAAAGGACTCAGAAACAAGAAAACG ATTGCATGATATCGCCGAGTCAACCCGAGCGGTGGCCGCAGCTTTGGccttcatcagcagctgtgctAACCCCGTCCTCTACACCTTTGCTGGGAAATCCTACATCAAGAATAATGGCTTTGCCTTTATGGCTAAGCTGTTTGAGGGAACATCATCggaaacagaaaccaaaaccacGCGGTTCACAGCAAAAGACGATCTGGGAAAGAATAACGTTGATTCCGAAAATAATACACTGGCTTCTACTCTGCAAAATCGATGTTGA
- the LOC100709071 gene encoding leukotriene B4 receptor 1 isoform X1 — protein MLWFELTGALSELVSSGYFNAIHITKRKYILKRFRSSSSMNNISVSFLTGPETTPDPDEENAVKNNYSTAIGALIFSLVFLLGVPGNLFVVWSILARCRQRSVTTLLILNLACADGFLMALSIFFIILLALRTWIFGNAMCKIVFYLCNSNMYASVFLITLMSVNRLLAVVFPHTLYHLITRKVVRRVILGTWVLVIVMSIPSLVFRDVKEVTDEMNQTTYLCAPNHTLRRHVRFEYAFQTVAGFIIPYAIIITSYVLILKRLRETRFQRNFRSEKLILAIVIMFGLFWLPYHVVNMIRVAAAWYPKDSETRKRLRDIADLTRAVAAALAFISSCANPVLYTFAGKSYIKNNGFAFMAKLFEGTSSETETKTTRFTAKDDLGKNNVDSENHTLASTLQNRC, from the exons ATGTTATGGTTTGAGCTCACAGGAGCACTGTCAGAGCTGGTGAGCAGCGGATATTTCAACGCGATACATATCACAAAGAGAAAATACATCTTGAAAAG GTTCAGAAGTTCATCTAGCATGAACAACATAAGTGTCTCATTCCTGACTGGCCCAGAGACTACTCCTGACCCTGATGAGGAAAATGCTGTGAAAAATAACTATTCCACAGCCATTGGTGCCCTCATTTTCAGCTTGGTCTTCCTCCTGGGTGTCCCTGGAAATCTCTTCGTTGTCTGGAGCATCCTGGCTCGCTGCCGACAACGCTCAGTCACCACCCTCCTCATCCTCAACTTGGCATGTGCTGATGGGTTCCTCATGGCTCTCTCCATCTTTTTCATCATCTTACTGGCGTTGCGGACGTGGATCTTTGGTAACGCCATGTGCAAAATTGTGTTCTACCTGTGCAACTCCAACATGTATGCATCAGTCTTTCTGATAACCCTGATGAGCGTGAACAGGCTGTTGGCCGTGGTCTTTCCACACACACTGTATCACCTGATCACCAGGAAGGTTGTGAGGAGGGTGATCCTAGGCACATGGGTGCTAGTGATTGTCATGTCTATCCCCTCGTTGGTGTTTCGAGATGTGAAAGAAGTAACTGATGAAATGAATCAAACAACATATTTGTGTGCACCCAATCACACGCTGCGTAGACAC GTGAGGTTTGAGTACGCCTTTCAGACAGTGGCAGGATTCATTATTCCTTATGCAATCATTATAACCAGCTACGTTCTCATCCTGAAACGCCTGAGGGAGACCAGGTTTCAACGAAATTTCCGCAGCGAGAAACTCATCCTGGCTATCGTCATCATGTTTGGCCTGTTCTGGTTGCCGTACCACGTCGTCAACATGATACGG GTGGCAGCTGCGTGGTACCCAAAGGACTCAGAAACAAGAAAACG ATTGCGTGATATCGCCGACTTAACCCGAGCGGTGGCCGCAGCTTTGGccttcatcagcagctgtgctAACCCCGTCCTCTACACCTTTGCTGGGAAATCCTACATCAAGAATAATGGCTTTGCCTTTATGGCTAAGCTGTTTGAGGGAACATCATCggaaacagaaaccaaaaccacGCGGTTCACAGCAAAAGACGATCTGGGAAAGAATAACGTTGATTCCGAAAATCATACACTGGCTTCTACTCTGCAAAATCGATGTTGA